DNA from Pirellulales bacterium:
TCTTGCAGCGCCTGCGCGGTGGCCGCCATTTGCGTTTCGCCCCCGCCGGGAGCAAGCATCGCGGCGGCCCCGCCCGCTAGAAAGACTCGCTGTGATCGCTTTACGAGGCCCACCTCGCCGGACATGCCCGCGCGCAAAAGTTGCGTCATCTCGCCTGCCCGGCGCCGACGACGTTGGCTGACGTCGAGCCCGCGTGGGCCGCGTCTCAGTTTGACGTTCATCTTCCCTGCTTCCTTCACGCCGTGCCGACGTGTTAATCGCGGATTTGTCGCAGCCAGCGCTTCACGCGCCGCCGCAAGGTGTCGCCCCGCAGTTCCTCGACGGGGGTGACTCGTTCCCAATCGAGCAGTTCGATCAAGCGGCGCTTCAGTCCATGCGGCCGGTCGACGCGCATCACCGTGGCGCGGGGACTGCGGCGCCGACCCTCGAACGCGAGCGCGTGCGGCGAAAAATCGGTTTGCAACCCCTCGAGCGAAAAACGCGCCACGTGCGATCCGCGGCAGAACTCGGCCGCCACCCGGTGCGTGCGGGGCAATTCTTCGAATACCACGCGCAGCCGATCGTCCTGCTCGACGACCGAGTAACGCAGCGCGTGCCGCGTGCGCCACCACTCGGCAAACTGGCGGTACGAGACGTGCCACACGGCGCCGAGCGTGGCGACGCTATCGAAGGCCGCTTTGAGCACCTCGGGATAACGCCCCAAGCGGCCCGTCGGATGACCGTACAGAAAAATCGGTTCGCCGCTGTCATGCTTCAACCGAGCGATGCGCCGAAAATGCTCGGCGGTGGCCGCGACCCCCCGTTCGCGCACCGCGCGATCCCCCGGCGAGCGACGCTCGGCCGCTTCGACAAACAAGCCAAGACAGATCGGGTGAATGGGGATCTCGAGCACCCGGCTTCCCGACGGCCAGAAGGGGAGATCATCGTAAGCGAGCGCGAAATCCGAACTGTGTGTCACGCCGAGCGATTCGAGCACGGCCAGCAGGCCTCGATTGAAGCGGCCGTGCGGGGCGGCGAAGCCACAAGGGTGAATGCCGTGCCGCTCGAGCGCCTCGATGCCGCGAGCGATGTTCGTGCGGTTCTCTTCGGCATCGCGGAACGTGTGATGCCGGTAGCCATGCGAACCGACGTCCATGCCGCGCAGTCGTGCCAGTGCCTGGGGTTGCTCGACAAAATCGGCAGCGCAGACGAAATGCGTGGTGGCAGCCTCGTGCCCGCGTATCGCGTCGAGGGTGGCGTCGTAATCGTCGGCCACGTAATCGTCGTGATCGAGGCGGAAGTTGAAGGCCGTACGATAGGGGAAGGGGTAGGGGCTCGTGCGGAGCCAGACGCCACCTTCCGCCTGGAGACGCGCGGCCAGGGCCGCCATGAGTCGGCGACGGACGGTCCCCTTGTCGACGCGCGACACCTCTTCGCTCAGATCGAACCCTTCGACCCACCAGCCGGCACGCGCCGCTCGCTCATCGGCCAGCGCAACGAAGGGATCCTCGGCTTGCGTCGCGCGGAACTCGTTTATATCGAGAGCGATCTGCCCGGGCAGCAATGAATTGAGCCGTCCCTGCTTCGAGTCCCAGAGCACGAAACGTCCGCCGCGTGGCGCGCTGGCGCGCTCGACGGTAGCCACCCCTTCTTGCGCGAGCGCGATTCGCAACGACTCGGGCGTGCGGTCGAGGACCAACGGCAGCAATGGCAAGGTGTTCGGCATCAGGCCCTCGCACTTAATAGGGCCGATGGAGTAGCAGTCTTGTCGACGCGCACCGTTGCGCTCGATGCGGCATCCGGCGGAGGCGTCGCACAGGGGGACAAATGCCATAGACGACGGTGCCGCGCCGCCAGCACATAAGCCGACAAGCCACTCAGCGCGCAGAAGGCCCAACCTTCGGGGCCATCGAGCCAGCCATGCTTCCACACCAGGCGTCGAAACAGTTCGACGAGCGGCGCCGAGTAGAGCTCGTGGCGGCGCGGCCTGCGGGCGTGCTCGACGCGGGCCGCGGCTTCGAGCGCCGTGTAGCGATTCATCTTCGCCAGGAACGATGGCAGATCGGGCAGCGTATCGTGTTCGAGTCCCGCGCGGAGTCTCCCGACGCGCCCGCTGACGCGAAGAACTTCGTGAACGTCTCCCTGCCAGATGGCGGCGTCGCGACGGAACAACCGGATGGGCAGGTCATTCTGTGTCCCGCTATAGCGGAAACGGCGACCAAAGATCGTGCTGCGGATCGGTACGCGGAACGCGCTGGCCCGTTGCTCGGCAAGGACTTGTCGGGTCTCGCGCAGCATGGCAGGCGTTGGTCGCTCGTCGGCATCGAGCGACAGGCACCAGTCGCTTTGTACCTGCGCCAGCGCGAAATTGCGCTGGGCCGCGAAATTGTCGAAAGGTCGTTCGAAAAGACGCACCTTGCTCGACCGGGCGATATCGGTAGATCGATCGCTCGACCCGCCGTCCACGACGACCACCTCGTCGAAGGCGTGCCAGTAGCGCGCGGCAAGCTCGCGCAGGTTCGCCTCTTCGTCGCGCACGATCATCACGGCGGCGAGTGTTGCCCTAGCCACGGACATCCTCCCGCGACCCGAGGAGTCGCCTGGCGACCAGGGCATACCGCGCGATCCAGCGCAAGTTGTAATAGACGGCCACCACCAACAATTCGGTCGAAAGCCAACCAGTGGCAAGCGCCGCGATCAGGAGATGAACGCGCACGTCGGCGTTCGCCGGCGCGTGGTAGAGCGTCTTCAACAGCGAGCGTGCGTGGTTTGCCGGCGGAGAAGGATGCTCTTCCGTTGCCGCTGGCGGCTCCACGCTCAGTCCATACATGAAGAGGTACTTTCCGCTCAGGAAGGCCCCCAGTAGCGCAAAGCCATGCGTCGTGCCGAGCTGCTGCGTCACGACGAACGCCATCGCCACGTGCCAGGCGACGTCGAGTAGTTCGTCGACATTGGCATCGAGCCACGCTCCGAAGGCGCTCGCCGTGCGTTGTCGACGAGCGAGTTGGCCGTCCGTGCGATCGCAGAGCCAGGCGGCCAGCACGAGCGCCGCGGCGACGATCGTCGGTGTTCGTTCCGTCGCCACTAGCAGCGCGGCGGTCAGACCAAGACAAAGCCCCAGGCAAGTCACGTGCCAGGGACGAACGCGCGTCACGGCGAGCGCCTCGGCCAGCGCCCCAGCCAGCGGACGCAGGTACCAGCGCGCCAGTGGGTAATTCGCGGCGCGGGCATCGGGGAGAGCTTCTTGCGCGACGACGTTCATGCGGTGGCCCTTTCCAAAGGGACAGGAACCAGCGCAGGGGGGCGACGTTCGACCGCCACCCGATCGATCGATCGGGGGTGGTATCGACGAAAGAATGCTCGCTCGCGGGCAAGATCGACGTGCGGCAGAGAATCTTCAGCGAAACGCGAGCTCCAGATTTCACGAGCTTCGCGCCAAGCTCGCCACGTGGCGAAGCGAAGCTCGCGCGGCGCGCGGGGAGCACGCCAGGCATCGCGCAAGAGCCGCGCGGCAAGTCCCACGACCTGTCGCGCTCGGTGTTCGGGGGCCCGCAGGTTCTTCCATTGGAACAGTAGCGTGTTGCGCAGCGCGAGCCGATCGCATCCTTGCGAGCCATAAACCGACGAGAACGTGGCGGCCCCCAGGTGATACATCACGGAATCGGGCACGTAACGAGCCTCGTACCCGGCCTGGAATCCGCGGTAGGCAAAATCGAGATCCTCGAGTCGCCCGGGCAGATAGAGGGGATCGAAGCCGCCCAGCTCGAGGAACTTTTGTCGATCGACCGCCAGCGCCGCGCCGGCCGAGGCCGTGACACCGGGGCGTCGATAGGTGCGTTCGTGCCCTTCATAAAGGGACGTGGCCTCGACGAGACCGAATCGCCATCGCACGGCCGTTTTTTGACCGTCGTATGTTTTTCCATCGAAACGCCAACAGAGTGGCGCCGTCATGAAACAAGTGTCTCGACGGCGTCCCCTGCGCAGCAGCGGCGCCACGAGCGGATCGAGGGCATCTTCGCGCAGACGCAGGTCGTTGTTGAGCAGGAGGACGATGTCGCTGTTGGACTCGGCGACGACGGGATTAAAGGAGACGAGCCCCAGGTTCGGCTGACACGAAACGGTCACCGTCGGAAACGACTGTTGCAGCAAAGCGAGCGAGTCGTCGCTCGAGCTGTTGTCGATCACCGTGACGTCGCAGGCATGGCGCGAAGTGCGCGCAGCCCTCACCACCGAAGGAAGACACTCGGCCAACAGGTCGCGGCCGTTGTAGTTCAGTACGAGCAAATGAACGCGCATCGTGCGCCTATGACGATGGTTGCGTGACATCCGTGCAACGCAGCCCCCACGCTCGATCCGGCGCCAGCATTGCTGGCATTTCGCCTGGGGCGAGACCATTCCATACCGGTGGGCGGCACACGATAGATGCAGACTGCATCCAGGGTCAAGACGACCAACGCTCTGGTCAAACCCGCAGACGCGCAAACCCGCCGTCTATATGGTGTGGGATGAGGCGAACTAGGACCTTTGCGGACTGCCCGATCGAGGCGGCTCGACCCCTGAAGCGAGCGGTGGCTGGACTGGCTCGACCATCCACCACCCGTGCCGATAGGTCAGGGAATGGCCAGGTTCGATCCGAAACCAGGCCGCGAACTCTCGTTCGGCATCGTCCCGATGGGTCATGCTCCAGAGTACCCGGGCGGCCACGGCGGTGGCTGCCATTGTTGCTAGCGCCACATAAAGGCGCACTCCCCAGAAATCGCCACGACCCGTTCGCCAGACGGCGAGGGCCAAGAGGGTGAGGGTATTCATCACCACGTGACCTTCGATCGACTTGCGCGCCAGCCAGCCGACGAACTGTCGTAGCGACCGCGGCACAGGCGGCGCCGGGGCTGGTCGACCACCGCCGCCGCCGAGCGTCGTCAGTCGACCATCGACCCGTTTGAGGCGTTGGAACATGGCCTTGTAGCGGACGTCGTTGGCCAGCCCCGCCAGGCACGTGGCGGTGCCCCATGCCAACCCGGCCAATGCCCACAGGGGATTCAGCGTGGCAACGAACAATCCCGCGCCGACGCCGCAAGGAACGACGAGCGCCAGACAGTGGTGCATGAGATAGTCGAGTGCCACGCCGTCGAGCGATTCGGTGCGATGCCAGCGCGCCAGTTGTCCATCGACATGGTCGAGCAGGTACCAGGCCTGCAGCAGCAACCCTCCCGTCACCCAGCCGAATGGCGAGCCGCAGGCAAAGGCTATCGCTGCCGCGAGTCCGCAGCCCCACGCCGCCAGGGTTGCCGCGTGCGCGGTGATTCCCCACGGCGCGACGATCCACGTTACCCGCAGCGCCAGCGGGCGAGCGACATGGCGCGCCATCCAGTTGCCGAGCCGCTTATGCTCGAGCTTCTGACAGGTGCGGTCGAGCTCGGAAAGCGTCGGGCGAGCGTTTTTTACCGGTAATTCGTTCATGCGGCACCTCGCGCCAACGTGCGCCATCCGCCGGCATGCCAGCCGATCCATGTGGTAGTTGCCCAAATGGCGATCACGGCGACCGACTTGAGGGCCGCATGCAGCAGATTGGGGACCGCGCTTCGATCGAATAACTCGCAGGTCATTGCCAGACCGAGCGTGGGGGCCAGCGTCAGGCTGACGCCCAGGAGAAAACGTTGCCGCTCGCGCGACGAGAGATCTTCCCACAGGGCCACGAACGCCGTCAGCAGAAAATGCAACACAAAGCCGGCCGAAGTGGCCACCGCCACACCCGTCAGGCCATACCCGGCACGCAGCGCCACGTGATTACCGAAGGCCGTGGCGAGCAAGGCCAGGATCAGTGGCCACAAGGCACGACGCTGGCGATCGACGGCGATCAGACACTGACTGGCCGGAAGCGCGAGCACCGAAATCGCGGTGCCGGGAACGAGCCACACGAGGGGCATGAGTCCCGAGCGGTAGTCGGGCAGCATGGAGGAAAGGAGCGGTGCCCCCGCGACGATCGCCAGGCCACCGAGCAGGGCCGTGAGCGCTGCCAGTGGCTCGCTCGCCCGGGCGGCCAATCGCGCGACGTCGCGCGGCGAGCTCGTGCGGCCGAACAACTCGCCGTAGCGCGGCGCCATGACGATCGAAAGCATGTTCGCCAGTCCGTAGAGCTGCCCCGTCACGAGCAGCGCCACCGAGTAGCAGCCAAGCTGGTACTCGCGGTCGGGCAGGTAGGCCAGGATCATCAGGCGATCGAGCGAACGAAAGAGCGTGCCGAGCACGCCGAACATCAAGATCGGCGCGCCGATCGCCACGAGTCGTTTGCTCTCGGCCGCGTCCCAAATCCAGCGCAACCGTGCCGGTTCGACCGCGTGCAAGAATCCCGCGGAGGCGGCCAGCACGACGAGCGTGCCGGCGTACATGCCGGGCAGCCCCCACCAATGCACGAAGAGGGCACAGGCGGCCAGCGTGAGCACCGCTTCGAGCAGCGACAGCGCGGCCGTCGCCGAGAAGGCCTGGCGTGCCCGCAAGATGGTGACGAGGAAGGTGACATGACGTTGTCCGATTGCGAGCGCTGCCACCGCCATCAGGCCCAGGCTCCAGACATTGCTCCCAACGTCGAGCGGATGGCCCGCGACGACGCAGGCGGCGGCGACGAGCAAGAGGGCATACAGCACGCTGGCCATCGTGTTGAATGTGAAGGCAATGGAGAGGCCGCGTTCGGCGGCCTGCGCATCGCCCCGGCCAAGGGCGATCGACAATTCGCGCGTGGCCCCCTTGCTGATGCCAAGATTCGCGTAATTGGCATAGCTCAGAAAGAGCTTGAGCCCCTGCCAGACGCCCATTTGCGCGGGATCGAGCAACATACGCAAGACGAGCGCCGTAACGACGCCAAGACCCTGGCAGACGATGGTCGCTCCGCTGGCGACGACGGAATCGCGCACCAGACGCCGCCAGCCAGTCACGGGACGTGGGGCCACGGCGACCGATGCGCTCGAAAGCGGGGGCGCGTCGGCGCGTGCGGCAACGGAAGGCGAGGGGGCTAGCTCAGTGGCCATGGCGATGCTCCCGCCAACGTGAGCTCATCCGTAGCGATGGTTGTCTCGTGGCGAACGGCCACTGGCACCGACACGCGATCCAGCACGACCTCCGCGATACGACGGGCGGCGGCCTGTCCACCGGCCGCGAAGACCGGCGCCGCCGGCGACGTGCTCGCGCCGGAGAAAGCCTGTTCCAGCAATGCTTCGAGTTCGGCCCCGCCGCGCGCGGTACCGACGAAGCCCCAGGCATCATTCGCCAGGAGATCGATGGAACCGGACGGCAGCAGTTGAATCACGGGCACGCCGCGTGCGGCCGCCTCGACGCCGGCGCTCGAGGCGCAGCTCAGCACGACATCGGCACGATCGACCAGCCGTGCAAGGTTGCCCCCACGCAGGACGGTCGCCTTGAGCCCGGGAAACGATGCCAGTACCGAGGTGAAGCTGCTCGTGTCGCGCGTGCGGGGATGCAGCTTAATGGTCAATCGCGCCTGCGGCAGTCGAGATACTGCCTGGCAGGCTGTCATAAGCATGTCGCGGTGCGTCTTGCTCGTCAGGTGGTACTCGACGGCGTCGGGACGTCGATCGCTGGGAGGAACGGTGGCGAGCAGCACGACGTGTTTTTGTGACGCAGGTTTTTCGACCCCGTCTGCCGTGGGCTTGCACGTTCGTTCGCTAAGAGCCGTGGTAGAGACCATCGTGGCGCCGGTGATCGAAATGCGGTCGCGCGTCACACCCCACCGTGCGAGCTGCCGTTGCGACGACTCGCCCCAGACGAGCAGTCGATCGGCTGCCGGCGGAGCGAAGCCGAAGCGAATGCAGGGCGCACCGTGTTGCACGACGTAACTTTGCGTGCCGAACGTACGCGTGACTTGGATCGCCACGCGGGGC
Protein-coding regions in this window:
- a CDS encoding polysaccharide deacetylase family protein, producing MPNTLPLLPLVLDRTPESLRIALAQEGVATVERASAPRGGRFVLWDSKQGRLNSLLPGQIALDINEFRATQAEDPFVALADERAARAGWWVEGFDLSEEVSRVDKGTVRRRLMAALAARLQAEGGVWLRTSPYPFPYRTAFNFRLDHDDYVADDYDATLDAIRGHEAATTHFVCAADFVEQPQALARLRGMDVGSHGYRHHTFRDAEENRTNIARGIEALERHGIHPCGFAAPHGRFNRGLLAVLESLGVTHSSDFALAYDDLPFWPSGSRVLEIPIHPICLGLFVEAAERRSPGDRAVRERGVAATAEHFRRIARLKHDSGEPIFLYGHPTGRLGRYPEVLKAAFDSVATLGAVWHVSYRQFAEWWRTRHALRYSVVEQDDRLRVVFEELPRTHRVAAEFCRGSHVARFSLEGLQTDFSPHALAFEGRRRSPRATVMRVDRPHGLKRRLIELLDWERVTPVEELRGDTLRRRVKRWLRQIRD
- a CDS encoding glycosyltransferase family 2 protein encodes the protein MARATLAAVMIVRDEEANLRELAARYWHAFDEVVVVDGGSSDRSTDIARSSKVRLFERPFDNFAAQRNFALAQVQSDWCLSLDADERPTPAMLRETRQVLAEQRASAFRVPIRSTIFGRRFRYSGTQNDLPIRLFRRDAAIWQGDVHEVLRVSGRVGRLRAGLEHDTLPDLPSFLAKMNRYTALEAAARVEHARRPRRHELYSAPLVELFRRLVWKHGWLDGPEGWAFCALSGLSAYVLAARHRRLWHLSPCATPPPDAASSATVRVDKTATPSALLSARA
- a CDS encoding CDP-alcohol phosphatidyltransferase family protein encodes the protein MNVVAQEALPDARAANYPLARWYLRPLAGALAEALAVTRVRPWHVTCLGLCLGLTAALLVATERTPTIVAAALVLAAWLCDRTDGQLARRQRTASAFGAWLDANVDELLDVAWHVAMAFVVTQQLGTTHGFALLGAFLSGKYLFMYGLSVEPPAATEEHPSPPANHARSLLKTLYHAPANADVRVHLLIAALATGWLSTELLVVAVYYNLRWIARYALVARRLLGSREDVRG
- a CDS encoding glycosyltransferase gives rise to the protein MRVHLLVLNYNGRDLLAECLPSVVRAARTSRHACDVTVIDNSSSDDSLALLQQSFPTVTVSCQPNLGLVSFNPVVAESNSDIVLLLNNDLRLREDALDPLVAPLLRRGRRRDTCFMTAPLCWRFDGKTYDGQKTAVRWRFGLVEATSLYEGHERTYRRPGVTASAGAALAVDRQKFLELGGFDPLYLPGRLEDLDFAYRGFQAGYEARYVPDSVMYHLGAATFSSVYGSQGCDRLALRNTLLFQWKNLRAPEHRARQVVGLAARLLRDAWRAPRAPRELRFATWRAWREAREIWSSRFAEDSLPHVDLARERAFFRRYHPRSIDRVAVERRPPALVPVPLERATA
- a CDS encoding CDP-alcohol phosphatidyltransferase family protein, whose protein sequence is MNELPVKNARPTLSELDRTCQKLEHKRLGNWMARHVARPLALRVTWIVAPWGITAHAATLAAWGCGLAAAIAFACGSPFGWVTGGLLLQAWYLLDHVDGQLARWHRTESLDGVALDYLMHHCLALVVPCGVGAGLFVATLNPLWALAGLAWGTATCLAGLANDVRYKAMFQRLKRVDGRLTTLGGGGGRPAPAPPVPRSLRQFVGWLARKSIEGHVVMNTLTLLALAVWRTGRGDFWGVRLYVALATMAATAVAARVLWSMTHRDDAEREFAAWFRIEPGHSLTYRHGWWMVEPVQPPLASGVEPPRSGSPQRS
- a CDS encoding lipopolysaccharide biosynthesis protein — protein: MATELAPSPSVAARADAPPLSSASVAVAPRPVTGWRRLVRDSVVASGATIVCQGLGVVTALVLRMLLDPAQMGVWQGLKLFLSYANYANLGISKGATRELSIALGRGDAQAAERGLSIAFTFNTMASVLYALLLVAAACVVAGHPLDVGSNVWSLGLMAVAALAIGQRHVTFLVTILRARQAFSATAALSLLEAVLTLAACALFVHWWGLPGMYAGTLVVLAASAGFLHAVEPARLRWIWDAAESKRLVAIGAPILMFGVLGTLFRSLDRLMILAYLPDREYQLGCYSVALLVTGQLYGLANMLSIVMAPRYGELFGRTSSPRDVARLAARASEPLAALTALLGGLAIVAGAPLLSSMLPDYRSGLMPLVWLVPGTAISVLALPASQCLIAVDRQRRALWPLILALLATAFGNHVALRAGYGLTGVAVATSAGFVLHFLLTAFVALWEDLSSRERQRFLLGVSLTLAPTLGLAMTCELFDRSAVPNLLHAALKSVAVIAIWATTTWIGWHAGGWRTLARGAA